The following proteins are encoded in a genomic region of Amia ocellicauda isolate fAmiCal2 chromosome 6, fAmiCal2.hap1, whole genome shotgun sequence:
- the LOC136751692 gene encoding olfactory receptor 2AT4-like codes for MSDPNTSLPSASQFIIVGVPGLQEHYTILFFIFLLLFLATILGNLLIVVLVSLDPRLHTPMYIFLWNLAVLDVLLTITITPKLLAVLLGHNSISFTGCFLQMYFFISFCATEVFLMAAMAYDRYVAVVKPLHYNAVISTRIIISVVKMRSMESRKKAFYMCSSHIVVVVLYYVSEAVVYIGLRVDSISPIGRIFIGAVYYFLTPLVNPIIYSLRNEKIKAAAQRAFDPFGVSDSSGQHPPEGVVGQSGIGGTGVESFRDAPAAS; via the exons ATGAGCGACCCCAACACCTCCCTGCCCTCTGCTTCCCAGTTCATCATTGTGGGAGTGCCAGGCCTGCAGGAGCACTACACCatactcttcttcatcttcctcctcctcttcctggcTACCATCCTGGGGAACCTGCTGATCGTGGTGCTGGTGTCCCTTGACCCCCGGCTCCACACACCCATGTACATCTTCCTGTGGAACCTGGCTGTCCTGGATGTGCTGCTGACCATTACCATCACACCCAAACTGCTGGCGGTGCTGCTGGGCCACAACAGCATCTCCTTCACAGGCTGCTTTCTGCAGATGtactttttcatttctttctgtGCCACTGAAGTATTCCTCATGGCGGCTATGGCTTACGACCGGTACGTGGCCGTGGTGAAGCCGCTGCATTATAACGCTGTCATCAGCACCAG GATCATAATATCGGTGGTGAAAATGAGATCCATGGAGAGCCGGAAGAAGGCCTTCTACATGTGCTCCTCCCACatagtggtggtggtgctgtACTATGTCTCTGAGGCTGTGGTGTATATTGGGCTGAGAGTGGACAGCATTTCCCCCATTGGACGTATTTTCATCGGTGCGGTGTACTACTTCCTCACCCCCTTGGTCAACCCCATCATCTACAGCTTAAGGAATGAGAAGATCAAGGCAGCAGCTCAGAG AGCTTTCGACCCGTTCGGGGTATCCGACAGTAGTGGTCAGCACCCCCCTGAAGGGGTGGTGGGgcagagtggaattggagggACTGGAGTGGAATCCTTCAGGGATGCCCCTGCGGCTTCGTAG
- the LOC136751693 gene encoding olfactory receptor 6N2-like — MSNPNTSLPSATYFIIVGMPGLQENYTTLFFMFLLLFLATILGNLLIVVLVSLDIRLHTPMYIFLWNLALLDVLLTTAMIPKLLAVLWGHYRTISIAGCILQMYFIISVATVEIFLVAAMAYDRYVAVVKPLHYNTIISTKVCLRMTSTVWLLGFLLPVVSVALASSVPYCTSNYVLHCFCDYPTVLSLACADVTAQVNLALFLTMVVDWGPFLFVLFTYCRIIIAVVKMKSMESCKKAFNMCSSHIVLVVLYYVSSAVVYIGLRVDSISPIGRIFIGGLNYFLTPLVNPIIYSLRNKKIMAAAQRYIIIKCLFPHSAKNTVRAAK, encoded by the coding sequence ATGAGCAACCCCAACACCTCACTGCCCTCAGCCACCTATTTCATTATTGTGGGAATGCCAGGCCTTCAGGAGAACTACACCACACTCTTCTTCATGTTTCTCCTCCTATTCCTGGCCACCATTCTGGGGAACCTGCTGATCGTGGTGCTGGTGTCTCTGGACATCCGGCTCCACACACCCATGTACATCTTCCTGTGGAACCTGGCTCTCCTGGATGTGCTGCTGACAACTGCCATGATACCCAAGCTGTTGGCAGTGCTGTGGGGCCACTACAGGACCATCTCTATCGCAGGCTGCATCCTGCAGATGTACTTCATCATCTCAGTTGCCACTGTAGAAATATTCCTCGTGGCAGCCATGGCTTATGACCGGTACGTGGCTGTGGTGAAGCCCCTGCATTACAACACCATCATCAGCACCAAGGTGTGCCTAAGGATGACGTCCACAGTCTGGCTGCTGGGCTTCCTCCTCCCTGTGGTGTCTGTGGCCCTGGCCAGTTCAGTGCCATACTGTACCTCCAACTATGTCTTACATTGTTTCTGTGACTACCCCACTGTATTGTCTCTAGCCTGCGCTGATGTGACAGCCCAGGTGAATTTAGCCCTGTTTCTCACCATGGTGGTTGACTGGGGGCCATTTCTGTTTGTGCTGTTTACCTACTGCAGGATCATAATAGCGGTGGTGAAAATGAAATCCATGGAGAGCTGTAAGAAGGCCTTCAACATGTGCTCCTCCCACATAGTGCTGGTGGTGCTGTACTACGTCTCCTCGGCTGTGGTGTATATAGGGCTGAGAGTCGACAGCATTTCCCCCATTGGTCGCATTTTCATTGGTGGGCTTAACTACTTCCTCACCCCCCTGGTAAATCCCATCATCTACAGCTTAAGGAATAAGAAGATAATGGCAGCAGCTCAGAGGTACATTATAATCAAATGTTTATTTCCACACAGTGCCAAGAACACTGTCAGGGCTGCCAAATAA
- the LOC136751694 gene encoding olfactory receptor 6N2-like, which translates to MSDTNTSLPSVSQFIIVGMPGLQEHYTTLFFIFLLLFLATFLGNLLILVLVSLDSRLRTPMYFFLWNLALLDVLLTTTIIPKLLVVLLGHNRTISFAGCFLQMYFYISISATEVFLVAAMAYDRYVAVVKPLHYNSIINTRVCLTMTSTVWALGFLLPVLSVVLASSVSFCASNHVLHIVCEYPSIMSLACTDVTAQVNFTLLLAMGCVWVPFLFVLWSYCRIILSVVKMKTVESRKKAFYMCSSHVVLVVLYYISTIVEYIGLKVDSISPDGRVFIGGLNYFLTPLVNPIIYSLRNEKIKAAVQRYFGLKSFFPHGAKNSVRGDE; encoded by the coding sequence ATGAGTGACACCAACACCTCCCTGCCCTCTGTCTCCCAGTTCATCATAGTGGGAATGCCTGGCTTGCAGGAGCACTATACAACACTTTTCttcatcttcctcctcctcttcctggcCACATTCCTGGGGAACCTGCTCATACTGGTGCTGGTGTCCCTGGACTCCAGGCTCCGCACACCCATGTACTTCTTCCTGTGGAACCTGGCTCTCCTGGATGTACTGCTGACAACCACCATCATACCCAAGCTGCTGGTGGTGCTGCTGGGCCACAACAGGACCATCTCATTTGCTGGCTGCTTCCTGCAGATGTACTTTTACATTTCTATCAGTGCCACTGAAGTTTTCCTTGTGGCGGCCATGGCTTACGACCGGTACGTGGCCGTGGTGAAGCCGCTGCATTACAACTCCATCATCAACACCAGGGTGTGCCTCACAATGACGTCCACAGTCTGGGCACTGGGCTTCCTCCTCCCCGTGTTGTCTGTGGTCCTGGCCAGTTCAGTGTCATTCTGTGCCTCCAACCATGTCTTGCACATTGTCTGTGAATACCCCTCTATAATGTCTCTAGCCTGCACTGACGTAACGGCCCAGGTGAATTTCACCCTGTTGCTTGCCATGGGGTGTGTTTGGGTGCCTTTTCTGTTTGTGCTGTGGTCCTACTGCAGGATCATATTATCAGTGGTGAAAATGAAAACCGTGGAGAGCCGGAAAAAGGCCTTCTACATGTGCTCCTCCCACGTAGTATTGGTGGTGCTGTACTACATCTCCACTATTGTGGAGTATATAGGACTGAAAGTGGACAGCATTTCCCCTGATGGGCGTGTTTTCATCGGTGGGTTGAACTACTTCCTCACCCCCCTTGTCAACCCAATCATCTACAGCTTAAGGAATGAGAAGATCAAGGCAGCAGTTCAGAGGTACTTTGGACTCAAGTCTTTCTTTCCACACGGTGCCAAGAACAGTGTCAGGGGTGACGAATAA